GAGCGGGTGTCGGCCCTGCGCCGGCGTGGCCGTGGGTCGTGTGTCGTCGCGCCGATCGTGCTGCACGGGCGGGCCTGGGGCGAGCTCTACGTGGCCCGGCCGGCCGGCACGCCGGTGTTCGGCCGGGACGACGCGGACTTCGCGACGGTGCTGGCCGCCGTGGTGGCGGCGGGCATCGCGCAGACGGAGCGGCTGGAGGAGGCCCGCAGGCTCGCCTTCACGGACTCCCTCACCGGTCTGGCCAACCGCCGCGCCGTCGACATGCGGCTGGACGAGGCGGTGGAGCGGCATCGCAGGGAAGGAGTGGTCGTCAGCCTGGTGGTCTGCGACCTGAACGGGCTCAAGCGGGTCAACGACACCCTCGGGCATGCCGTCGGCGACCGGCTGCTGGAGCGGTTCGGCTCGGTGCTGTCGCTGTGCGGGGCGATGCTTCCGGGGGCTCTCGCCGCCCGGCTCGGCGGGGACGAGTTCTGTCTGCTGGCGGTGGGGCCGCCCGCCGAGGACGTGGTGAAGGTGGCCGGCGAGCTGTGCCGCCGGGCCGGGGAACTGGAACTGGGCGAGGGGGTCGCCTGCGGGGTCGCCTCCACCGCGGCGCCGGTCGGCCCGGTCCGTTCGGCTCGCCGGCTGTTCCGGCTGGCGGACGCCGCCCAGTACCGGGCCAAGGCGGTGCGCGCGGCCCGGCCGGTGGTCGCGGGCCAGGAGGGCCCGGACGATCCGGTGGTGCGCCTGGCCGACGCCCCGTCCCGCGACGGGGGCCCGGAGCGGCGGCGGTTCCGGGGACGCGGAGGGTGAGCGGGGACGTGGGTAAGGGGCGCACCCCGCCCCCACTGGTGACATTTTCGAATTCACTGCGTACGCTCCTGAATATGGATATGCACACTGTGGTGGTGGGGACGTCCGGCGTCACCGCGTCCGACGTCCTCGCCGTGGCCCGCGGCGGCGCCCGCGTCGAGCTCTCCGGCGAGGCGGTGGCCGCCCTCACCGCGGCCCGCGAGATCGTGGACGCGCTGGCGGCCAAGCCGGACCCCGTCTACGGCGTCTCCACCGGCTTCGGCGCCCTCGCGACCCGGCACATCGGCCAGGAGCTGCGCGCCCAGCTCCAGCGCAACATCGTCCGCTCGCACGCCGCCGGCATGGGCCCGCGCGTGGAGCGGGAGGTCGTCCGCGCTCTGATGTTCCTGCGGCTGAAGACCGTCTGCTCCGGCCACACCGGCGTGCGGCCCGAGGTCGCGCGGACCATGGCGGACGTCCTCAACGCCGGGATCACCCCGGTCGTGCACGAATACGGCTCACTGGGCTGCTCCGGCGACCTGGCCCCGCTCTCCCACTGCGCCCTCACGCTGATGGGCGAGGGCGACGCCGAGGGCCCGGACGGCACCGTCCGCCCCGCGGGCGAACTGCTCGCCGAGCACGGCATCACCCCCGTCGAGCTGCGCGAGAAGGAGGGCCTCGCCCTCCTCAACGGCACCGACGGCATGCTCGGCATGCTGATCATGGCCCTGGCCGACCTGGACACCCTCTACAAGTCCGCGGACGTCACCGCCGCCCTCAGCCTCGAAGCCCTGCTCGGCACCGAGAAGGTCCTCGCCCCCGAGCTGCACGCCATCCGCCCGCACCCGGGGCAGGGCGCCGCCGCCGCCAACATGCTCGCCGTCCTCCAGGGTTCCGGCCTCACCGGCCACCACCAGGACGACGCGCCCCGCGTCCAGGACGCCTACTCGGTGCGCTGCGCCCCGCAGGTCGCCGGTGCCGGCCGCGACACCCTGGCCCACGCCCGCCTGGTCGCCGAGCGCGAGCTGGCCTCGGCGGTCGACAACCCCGTGGTCCTGCCGGACGGCCGGGTGGAGTCCAACGGCAACTTCCACGGCGCCCCGGTCGCCTACGTCCTGGACTTCCTGGCCATCGCCGCCGCCGACCTGGCCTCCATCGCCGAGCGCCGCACCGACCGGCTGCTGGACAAGAACCGCAGCCACGGCCTGCCGCCCTTCCTCGCCGACGACGCGGGCGTGGACAGCGGGCTGATGATCGCTCAGTACACCCAGGCCGCACTGGTCAGCGAGTTGAAGCGGCTGGCCGTACCGGCGTCGGCGGACTCCATCCCGTCCTCCGCGATGCAGGAGGACCACGTCTCCATGGGCTGGTCGGCGGCGCGCAAGCTGCGCACGGCGGTGGACAACCTCACCCGTGTCATCGCCATCGAGCTGTACGCGGCCACCCGCGCCGTCGAGCTGCGCGAGGGGCTGACCCCCGCCCCGGCGACCCGGGCCGTCCTGGACGCGGTCCGCGCGGCCGGCGTCGAGGGCCCCGGCCCCGACCGTTTCCTCGCCCCCGACCTCGCGGCGGCGGACGCGTTCGTGCGCGAGGGCCGGCTGGTCGCCGCGGTGGAGTCGGTCACGGGACCGCTGCGGTAGGGCGCGCGCCCCGGCCGAGGGCCCCGTCCGGTGCGCGGACGGGGCCCCTTCACGGTGTGCCGGGCTACTTGAGCTTGCCCGCCTGGGCGTCGATGAGCGCCGCCGGGATGTCGTAGTCCTTGCCGGACATCAGCGCGCCGATGTTCATCGTGTAGTACGTGGCGACGGTGCTGCCGTGCCGCACGACCTCGCCCTGGATCTTGCCCTCCTGGCCCTCCATGTCGCCGGTGAGGGAGAACGCGACCGACTCGTCACCCGTGCCCGAGGCCTTCTTCTCGGTCACCGCGGTGATCTTCTGCTCCTCGCCGCCCGATCCGGCGGTGAAGCCGCCCGCGCAGGCTGCGACCGCGTCGGTGACTGACTCGAACGTCTTCTCGGCGCCGTCGCCGTCGTACGAGGAGAGCCCGACCACGGTGACGTTGATGTTCATCGAGTCGCCGAAGGCGTCCTCGAACTCACCGTCCGTCATGTCCTCCAGGGACTTGGAGGCGGTGTCGGTCGGCGACTTCTCCTCCGTCGCCATGGTGTTCGTCTCGGCCGCGGCGTCGCCCGGGGCCAGACCGCTCATCACGTACGCCAGCGGCTTGCACTTCTCGTCGCCCGTGATGGCCTTCTTGTCGGCCGGGAACTCCGTCTTGTCGACGGCGCTGAACGTGAACCCGGCCACATCGCCCTTGGCGATGATCAGCTTCTTCAGCTCCGCGGCGCTCAGCGCCTTGGCCGCGGGGGCGTCGTCCTGCGAGCCGGAACCCTTGTCCCCGTTCGACCCGCTCTCCGAACAGCCCGTGATGAGGGCGAGCGACAGCACGCTCACAGCAGCCGTGGCGCCGAGCCGCGCACCCGATGATCTCTTCATGAGCGGACTATGAAGGCCGCGTCAAGAACACGTCAAGCCGGACCCACAAGGGGCACTTACAGCCCGAGACGTTCCCTGCGCACCGAATACACCACGAATCCGGCGCCCAGGGCCAGGCAGAGCGTGCCGCCGGCGACGTACGGGGTGCTGTCGAAGCTGCCGGTGTCGGCGAGCCGGGTCTCGCTCCCGGTTGTGCTCAGCGACGCGGTGGTGGCGGTGGTGGCGGTGGTGGCCGCCGAGGCCACCCTGGCCTGCGTCGTCTGCGTGACCTGCGGGGCCGAAGCCTGCTGTCTGGCCGGGGTGTCCGCCGTCGCGTTCGCGGAGGGGACGAACCACAGGGCGCCCAGCAGGGTGCCCGCGGCAGCGGCGGTCAGCAACGG
Above is a genomic segment from Streptomyces glaucescens containing:
- a CDS encoding GGDEF domain-containing protein — its product is MGEDNRLADVVALAQGMAAARTPRESWRAAAAGACRALDGSFAALSVWERELGRLRVLVNVGDRAPDEVEFPEGEAYPVHQFAEITEFLHEQWAAGGEPNAWVETADGPTDGRAGFVHERVSALRRRGRGSCVVAPIVLHGRAWGELYVARPAGTPVFGRDDADFATVLAAVVAAGIAQTERLEEARRLAFTDSLTGLANRRAVDMRLDEAVERHRREGVVVSLVVCDLNGLKRVNDTLGHAVGDRLLERFGSVLSLCGAMLPGALAARLGGDEFCLLAVGPPAEDVVKVAGELCRRAGELELGEGVACGVASTAAPVGPVRSARRLFRLADAAQYRAKAVRAARPVVAGQEGPDDPVVRLADAPSRDGGPERRRFRGRGG
- a CDS encoding LAETG motif-containing sortase-dependent surface protein — protein: MSSARRPLLTAAAAGTLLGALWFVPSANATADTPARQQASAPQVTQTTQARVASAATTATTATTASLSTTGSETRLADTGSFDSTPYVAGGTLCLALGAGFVVYSVRRERLGL
- the hutH gene encoding histidine ammonia-lyase codes for the protein MHTVVVGTSGVTASDVLAVARGGARVELSGEAVAALTAAREIVDALAAKPDPVYGVSTGFGALATRHIGQELRAQLQRNIVRSHAAGMGPRVEREVVRALMFLRLKTVCSGHTGVRPEVARTMADVLNAGITPVVHEYGSLGCSGDLAPLSHCALTLMGEGDAEGPDGTVRPAGELLAEHGITPVELREKEGLALLNGTDGMLGMLIMALADLDTLYKSADVTAALSLEALLGTEKVLAPELHAIRPHPGQGAAAANMLAVLQGSGLTGHHQDDAPRVQDAYSVRCAPQVAGAGRDTLAHARLVAERELASAVDNPVVLPDGRVESNGNFHGAPVAYVLDFLAIAAADLASIAERRTDRLLDKNRSHGLPPFLADDAGVDSGLMIAQYTQAALVSELKRLAVPASADSIPSSAMQEDHVSMGWSAARKLRTAVDNLTRVIAIELYAATRAVELREGLTPAPATRAVLDAVRAAGVEGPGPDRFLAPDLAAADAFVREGRLVAAVESVTGPLR